The following proteins come from a genomic window of Proteinivorax hydrogeniformans:
- a CDS encoding ABC transporter ATP-binding protein gives MLKLEGVQAYYGYIHALKDVSLEVPEGKIVTLLGANGAGKTTTLKTISGLMKPQKGSITLDGKSIVGLPPEKIVAKGIVQSPEGRQIFPDLTVEENLRIGAYTRKDKKNIPKTFEEVYEYFPILKERKNQDGGTLSGGEQQMLAIGRALMAKPKILLLDEPSLGLAPLIVENIFNIIKQINQEGTTILLVEQNAMKALAVADYGYILETGKVVQHDHASKLINDDSVKKAYLGE, from the coding sequence ATGTTAAAACTAGAAGGCGTACAGGCATATTACGGCTATATTCATGCCCTTAAAGATGTTTCTTTGGAAGTACCTGAAGGCAAAATTGTTACTTTATTAGGGGCTAACGGCGCTGGAAAAACTACAACTTTAAAGACAATTTCCGGTCTAATGAAACCCCAAAAAGGCAGCATAACATTAGATGGCAAGAGTATCGTAGGATTACCTCCAGAAAAAATAGTTGCAAAGGGAATAGTACAATCTCCTGAAGGAAGACAAATATTCCCAGACCTAACTGTTGAGGAGAACCTGAGAATAGGAGCTTATACACGAAAAGATAAAAAGAATATCCCTAAAACCTTTGAAGAGGTTTATGAGTATTTTCCCATTCTAAAAGAAAGAAAAAATCAGGATGGTGGTACCCTTTCAGGAGGAGAACAACAAATGCTTGCTATCGGCAGAGCGTTAATGGCTAAGCCAAAGATATTACTCCTTGACGAGCCTTCTTTAGGGTTAGCTCCGTTAATTGTTGAAAACATCTTTAACATTATCAAACAAATTAACCAAGAAGGCACAACTATACTTTTAGTTGAGCAAAACGCTATGAAAGCGTTGGCAGTTGCTGACTATGGATATATTTTAGAAACGGGCAAGGTAGTTCAACACGACCATGCTTCAAAGTTAATCAATGATGATTCAGTTAAAAAGGCCTATTTAGGTGAATAA
- a CDS encoding branched-chain amino acid ABC transporter permease — MTTFLQNVVAGMETGSLYALAALGVVLIFRVSAVTNFAQGEMAMFSSFVAWTIWRNLAEAGFPYPYPVAFIATILFAICFGYVVERFFIRPASKGSMVGKMIVTLGLIMMVNGGAAAIFGTDSHFMPRAIQGNMNIGGVLLRPHAIFVMSLALILMTSLFIMIKKSMFGVAIRATAQNDTAARLMGVPTSKVSSYSWIIATVLGAIAGILIAPATNVHTGMMADVHLKSFIAAVLGGFTSFIGPVIGGLTIGIMDNLVGYYISTSWQTVIVYGFLILVLIFKPYGIFGKARRKKV; from the coding sequence ATGACTACTTTTTTACAAAACGTCGTAGCAGGTATGGAAACAGGAAGTTTATATGCTCTAGCCGCTTTAGGAGTAGTGCTGATATTTAGGGTATCTGCAGTTACAAACTTCGCTCAAGGTGAAATGGCGATGTTTAGCTCTTTTGTTGCGTGGACAATTTGGAGAAACCTTGCTGAAGCAGGATTCCCATATCCTTACCCTGTTGCTTTTATAGCTACTATTTTATTCGCAATTTGCTTTGGTTATGTAGTGGAGAGATTCTTTATTCGACCAGCTAGCAAAGGGTCTATGGTTGGAAAGATGATTGTTACTTTAGGTTTAATAATGATGGTTAATGGTGGGGCGGCAGCGATCTTTGGCACCGACTCACATTTTATGCCTAGGGCAATTCAAGGGAATATGAATATAGGAGGGGTTCTACTTAGACCCCATGCGATATTTGTAATGTCGCTAGCACTTATTTTAATGACAAGTCTGTTTATAATGATTAAAAAGAGTATGTTTGGTGTAGCAATTAGAGCTACTGCCCAAAACGATACAGCAGCTCGCCTGATGGGGGTGCCGACCTCGAAAGTAAGCTCTTATTCTTGGATAATAGCTACGGTACTTGGAGCGATTGCAGGTATTTTGATTGCACCAGCCACTAACGTTCATACGGGTATGATGGCTGATGTTCATCTAAAATCATTTATAGCAGCTGTACTTGGAGGCTTTACTTCTTTCATCGGTCCTGTAATTGGGGGACTGACTATTGGAATCATGGACAACTTAGTAGGGTATTATATTTCCACTAGCTGGCAAACAGTTATAGTATATGGCTTTTTAATCTTAGTTCTTATCTTTAAGCCATACGGAATCTTTGGAAAAGCCCGAAGAAAGAAGGTGTAA
- a CDS encoding ABC transporter ATP-binding protein, whose product MKILKVQNLSISFGGLKAVDNLNFEVEDNSIYGLIGPNGAGKTTVFNCISRFYTPDSGKVLFSPNGEEVNLLDYQVHQVIDKGLARTFQNVELFDNLTVLENLMVGHHGKTKTNFFAEGLRLPFVNKEERRVEEKALEILDFLNLKGIENLQASAQPYGVQKMLELGRVLMSDAKLIILDEPAAGMNDTETDKLAETIKRIRDHYGVTILLVEHDMGLVMDVCERICAINFGKKIAEGTPKEIQNSVEVQEAYLGKGDE is encoded by the coding sequence ATGAAAATACTAAAAGTACAAAATCTATCTATAAGCTTTGGCGGACTAAAAGCTGTTGACAACCTAAACTTTGAAGTTGAGGATAACTCCATTTACGGACTTATAGGACCAAATGGGGCTGGGAAAACCACGGTGTTCAACTGTATTAGTAGATTTTACACTCCTGATAGCGGTAAAGTTTTGTTTTCGCCAAATGGGGAGGAAGTTAATCTACTTGATTATCAGGTTCACCAAGTTATAGATAAAGGCCTTGCTAGAACTTTTCAAAATGTAGAGTTATTTGATAACCTTACTGTTTTAGAAAATTTGATGGTGGGGCATCATGGCAAAACCAAGACAAACTTTTTTGCAGAAGGTCTTAGACTGCCTTTTGTAAATAAAGAGGAAAGACGAGTAGAGGAAAAAGCGTTAGAAATTTTAGACTTTCTAAATCTCAAGGGTATAGAGAATTTACAGGCATCAGCTCAGCCATATGGTGTTCAAAAAATGTTAGAGCTTGGAAGAGTTCTAATGTCTGATGCAAAGCTGATTATTTTAGACGAGCCAGCAGCTGGTATGAATGATACAGAAACCGACAAGCTGGCAGAAACTATTAAAAGAATTAGAGATCACTACGGAGTAACTATACTTTTAGTAGAGCATGACATGGGTCTTGTTATGGATGTCTGCGAAAGAATTTGTGCAATAAACTTTGGTAAAAAGATTGCAGAGGGAACCCCTAAAGAGATACAAAATAGCGTTGAAGTTCAAGAAGCTTATCTTGGAAAGGGGGATGAGTAG
- a CDS encoding branched-chain amino acid ABC transporter permease has product MEQKKQTQNPVVAFFKTTPGLYILVALAMLAFIVIDMNFSILRSRNVSMLIRVAYYSIAALGFNILLGYGGQISLGHAAFMGLGAYIAAYMTMQLEMSFLLALLVAGIVPTLVGLILGLIALRLERLYLAIATLGLGVTIQYIFQEWTEFTGGFSGTRVSSPELFSARISSHNLLILCVILVLLFALFSYNFLRSKTGRALIAMRGSDHAAQAMGVSLFRYKLVAFAISSFYVGVAGGLYAISERFVYPATWGAELSLDILAMVVIGGLASIGGSIAGAAFLVIIPRLTQGIPFIEGIMNINFILTGLALILVIRFFPEGIYRRAIFIITSLKNRLLSQSKQSKEKVDS; this is encoded by the coding sequence GTGGAGCAAAAAAAACAAACTCAAAATCCGGTAGTTGCTTTCTTTAAAACTACACCTGGACTTTATATCTTAGTTGCCCTTGCGATGCTAGCTTTTATCGTTATAGACATGAACTTTTCTATATTAAGGTCTAGAAACGTAAGTATGTTGATTAGGGTAGCGTATTACTCGATAGCTGCTTTAGGTTTTAATATTTTACTAGGTTATGGTGGGCAAATTTCTTTAGGCCATGCAGCATTTATGGGATTAGGCGCTTACATCGCTGCTTACATGACTATGCAGCTGGAAATGTCCTTTTTACTAGCATTACTTGTTGCAGGTATAGTACCAACTTTAGTTGGATTAATTTTAGGACTTATAGCTTTAAGATTGGAACGTTTATATTTAGCAATCGCCACCTTGGGTCTAGGTGTTACAATCCAGTATATATTCCAAGAGTGGACAGAGTTTACCGGCGGCTTTTCTGGTACGCGTGTAAGCTCACCTGAGCTGTTTTCAGCTAGGATCTCATCTCACAACCTTTTAATTCTATGTGTAATATTAGTGCTGCTTTTTGCACTATTTTCATACAACTTCTTGCGTTCAAAGACTGGAAGGGCTTTAATAGCGATGAGAGGAAGCGACCACGCAGCGCAGGCTATGGGCGTTAGTTTATTCAGATACAAGCTAGTGGCCTTTGCCATAAGTTCTTTCTATGTAGGAGTTGCAGGTGGTCTATACGCCATTAGTGAGCGATTTGTTTACCCTGCCACATGGGGAGCAGAGTTATCCTTGGATATTTTGGCTATGGTTGTTATCGGCGGTTTAGCTTCTATAGGAGGAAGTATAGCCGGTGCAGCATTTTTAGTTATAATCCCTCGCCTAACACAAGGCATACCTTTTATAGAGGGAATTATGAATATTAACTTTATCCTTACAGGATTGGCTTTAATCTTAGTAATTAGATTTTTCCCTGAAGGCATCTATAGAAGAGCGATATTTATCATTACAAGCCTTAAAAATAGACTGCTTTCACAATCAAAACAAAGCAAAGAAAAAGTCGACAGTTAG